The genomic window TGCTTGAATCTTGGATATAGTCCGATCGGAGCGAGTTTTTCTATGAATATTATTAATTCTGATAAAAAAGAGAAAGAAAAAATAATTAAAGAATTTTATAAACGATTAAGTCAATAAAAAAAGAAAGATTCCAGGAATTCCTGGAATCTTTCTTTTTATGGATTATTATGATCTTTTTGATGATACTTTAAAAATTGTCTGTTTAATTTAAATAAGAAGTGTAATAATCAAAACCACAAATACTTATCCCTGAAACGCCTCATGAATAAATAACTGAATAAACCCAGAATTCCATCGGTTCAAGACAGGCAACAGACTTGATAAATAACACATATGTCATGTTCATAATCCGTCATCTTACAAGATAAATTCATAATTTAGCATCCTTAAACTAAAATGGAAATTATGGTTGCTATTGTTGATAGTGGTTCTACGAAATCGGATTGGGTGATTCTGGATGATTTTAAAAAAGTCTTCCTCAAGACGGAGACCATTGGTTTCAATCCGAATTTTATCAGCAAAGAACTTATTGTTCCGGAAATCGAAAGCAATACCAGCCTTACAACGGTTAAAAATTCCATCAAGAAAATCTATTTCTACGGTTCCGGATGTGGAGTACAGCAGAACTGCGATACCATTATCGAGGAACTGGGCCGGGTATTTACCCATGCGGAAGTTATTGTAAAAGAAGATCTTACGGCAGCTGCGTATGCTGCTTATCGCGGAAAGCCTGCTATTGTATGTATTTTAGGGACAGGTTCCAATTCATGTTATTTCGACGGTGAAAACATCAAAATTCAGTTACCATCATTAGGTTTCCTGGTAGGAGACGAAGGAAGCGGAAGTGCTATCGGGAAACAGTTGGTACGCAGATTCTTTATGCAGAAGCTTCCCGAAGACCTTTCCGTAGAATTTGAAAAAACGTATAAGCTGACGGTAGATGAGGCATTGAAAAACATGTATCATACAACACGGCCGAATGCGTATCTTGCCGATTTCAACAAGTTTGTAGTAGAAAGGAAAGATCATCCGTACTTTCAGAAAATGGTTTTTGAGGAAATGCTCAACTTCTTCGATTATCAGGTGCTTCCTTATCGGGAATCAAAAGATGCTGAGGTTAATTTCATTGGTTCCATTGCTTATTATTACGAAGATATTTTACGTTCTGCTGCGTCAGAGCTTCATCTGGAAGTAGGACAGATCGTCCAGAAGCCCATCGAGAGCCTGGTCGATTACCATATCCGGTATATTCTATAATTTAAATAACAAAATTCATTATATGTCAAACAAAACCCACCGCGACGAAAAAAACTTTAATCAGGCCGCGCTAGATTATCATAAAGCCGAGCCTAAAGGTAAGATCGAAGTGATCCCTTCAAAACCGCACTCATCTCAGAGAGATTTGTCATTGGCTTATTCTCCGGGGGTTGCAGTTCCTTGTATGGAAATTCACGAGAAGCCTGAAACCGTGTACGATTACACCGGGAAAGGCAATCTGGTAGCTGTTATTTCCAACGGGACGGCAGTTCTTGGATTGGGAGATATCGGGGCAGAAGCTTCGAAGCCTGTGATGGAAGGGAAAGGTCTTTTGTTCAAAATTTTTGCCGATATCAACGTGTTTGATATTGAAATCAATGAAAAAGATCCTGATAAATTTATCGATATTGTAAAAGGAATTGCCCCGACATTCGGAGGAATCAATCTGGAAGACATTAAAGCACCAGAAGCATTTTATATCGAACAGCGATTAAAGGAAGAGCTGGATATTCCGCTGATGCACGACGACCAGCACGGAACGGCGATTATCTCTGCGGCAGCCCTTATCAATTCCCTTAAAATTGCCAATAAAAAAATCGAAGAGGTAAGGATGGTAGTCAACGGAGCGGGAGCTGCGGCCATTGCCTGTACCAACCTTTATATTTCTTTGGGATTAAAAAGAGAAAACGTTTTGATGTGCGACAGCAAAGGTGTGATCAATCATAAAAGAGAAAACCTTACCCCGGAAAAACTTGATTTCATCGTTGAAACGGATATCGATACCCTTGAAGATGCTGTAAAAGGCTCGGATGTCTTTGTAGGACTATCCAAAGGAAACGTAATGACGTCTGAAATGCTGCTCGGGATGAATGAAAACCCTATCGTTTTTGCTTTGGCCAACCCGGATCCGGAAATTGCCTATGATGTTGCGCTGGAAACCCGTAAAGATGTTATCATGGCAACCGGAAGAAGTGATTATCCGAACCAGGTGAACAACGTTCTCGGATTCCCTTACATTTTCCGTGGAGCACTGGATGTCCAGGCAAGAGGAATTAACGAAGCCATGAAGCTGGCTGCCGTTCATGCAATTGCAGATCTGGCGAAAGAACCTGTTCCTGAAGCGGTCATTTTAGCATATAACGTTCAGAACTTACAGTTTGGAAGAGAATATTTTATTCCGAAGCCATTTGATAACCGATTAATTACCAAAGTTTCAAGTGCTGTAGCCAAAGCAGCCATCGAAAGCGGAATTGCCAGAAAAACCATTACTGATTTCGAAGAGTATGAAAACAGTCTTCTTGACAGAATGGGAAGAGACGAAAAGCTCGTGAGAATGATGCAGAACCGGGCTAAGGCAAACCCGAAAAGAATTACCTTGGGAAATGCTGAAGAATACAACGTTCTGAAAGCAGCCCAGATTCTGTATGAAGAAGGAATCGCTTATCCGATCCTTTTGGGAAATAAAAAATATGTCACAGAGCAGATGGAGCGTTTCGGAATCAACATCGATGTTCCGATTATCGATCCGAGTGATGACGATCAGAAAGCCAACAGAAAAAAATACAGGGAAACCCTTTGGAAGCTTCGTCAGAGAAAAGGGATGAACGAATATAAGGCTAAAAGATTCGTGCGCCAGAGAGATTATTTTGGCCCGTTGATGCTAAAGCATGGAGATACGGACGGTTTGATCGTCGGATTCTCAAAAAATTATGTTTCTACATTAAGACCGGTGCTGGAAGTTATTGAAAAAGATAAAGGCGTAGATAAAGTAGCTGCCATGATGATGATCTTATCTGAGAAGAAACCGATCTTCTTTGCCGATACCTCCATCAATCAGAATCCTACTGCTGAAGATCTGGTGAACATTGCTAAAATGGCGGAATTTACCGTAAAATCTTTTGCCATCGAACCGAGAATCGCGATGCTTGGATTCGAAAACTTTGCAGCTATTTCCGAAACATCGAAAAAAGTAGCGAAAGCCGTAAGCATTCTTCATGAAAAATATCCGAAGATGATCGTGGATGGAGAAATTCAGCCGGATTTTGCTATGAATGCAGACCATTTAAGCGATTATCCTTTCTCAAAACTGGGAACAATACCTGCCAACACCTTTATTTTCCCGAATCTTGAAAGTGCCAACCTCTCTTACAAAATCATTAGGGGAATGAAAACCGCCCAGGTTATCGGACCGATCCTGATGGGATTAAAGCAGCCGGTACACGTGCTTCAGATGCGTTCCAGCGTGGATGAAATTGTAAACCTGGCTACTATTGCAGTGCTGGATGCACAGCGCAGAGAAAAGAAAGACAAGAAATAATTTATTTTAATTATATAACATTAAAGACTCCTGCCCAGGAGTCTTTTTTTTGAATAACCTCTAAAATCCCTTCGGAACTTGCTTGATGTGTTTAATAACTCTTCGAAATGAATGTAGCAACCTTGATAATTATTTCATTCATATTTCCAGGTCAATTCCGAAGTTTCCTGTATTTATGCCTCATCATTAAAATTTTAAATAAAAATTAAGTTAAAAATCATTCACCCATGAAATGAAAACATTAGTTAGTTTAATTTGCTATATTTGGGTGCATAAAAATTAATAATGATATTTTCACTACAAGGCATTGTTCAGGAACTTACGCCTACTTACGCAGTGATCAATGTGCAAGGCGTTGGTTACTATGTAGGTATCAGCCTAATGACCTCACAAACACTTACTGTAAACAAAGAAACCGTACTTTTTATTCAGCAGATCATCAGGGAAGATGCGCATTTACTGTTCGGATTTAAGACCCGTTCGGAAAAAGAAATGTTTAATCTGTTGATAAGCGTTAATGGAGTAGGTGCCGTATCAGCCCTTATTTTACTTTCCACGCTAAGCCTCGATGAGATCGCTTCGGCCATCCTTTCAAAAAACAGTGCGCTGATTCAGAAAGCCAAAGGAATCGGGGCAAAAACCGCTGAAAGGATCATTGTAGATCTTAAAGATAAAGTGCAGAAATTCAGCAATCCGGAAGAAAACATTTCTACCATTGCGAATAATAAAGTGAAGGAAGAATCGTTATCTGCATTAGAAGTTTTGGGCATTCCGAAACGGATGAGTGAGAAGCTTGCAGATAGAATCATAAAACAAGATCCTGACATTTCGGTCGAAGCGTTGGTAAAACAAATCTTAAAAAACATTTAAACATTTGGTGGCAAATTATAAATACCTCAACTTATTTCTTTTCCTGTCGTTTTTGCTGGTCTCGGTAAGTACCTTTGCTCAAAGGCGTCCTGCTGCACAGGCACAAGATACTGCAATCATCAAAAAAGATTATGAACTAGCCGATCCTACACAGTATGAGGCCTATTATGATATAAAGAGCGGGATGTATTTTGTATATCCCAAGATAGGAAATACAATAACCGGACCACCGACAGCCATGTCTCCCGAAGACTATAAGGAATTCATGATGGCGGCCCAGACAAAGGAATATTACAAAGAAAAATCCGACCGTTACAGCCTCATGTTCCGGAAAGACAAAAGTGATGCGGCTAGAAAAGGTTTAATACCTTCCTTACGGATCAACAACAGGCTTTTTGAGACCATTTTCGGAAGCAATAAAATTGAAATCATTCCATCCGGATATGCATCTTTCGATTTTGCAGGACTGTACCAGAAGATCGACAACCCGCTGATCCTGCCTCAGAACAGGACCAGTTTTACTTTTGATATCGACCAGAGAATTCAGCTTGGTCTCTTGGGAAAGGTAGGAGAAAATCTTCAGCTGAAAGCCAATTACGATACCCAGAGCGGTTTCGCATTTGAAAACAGGATGAATCTCGTCTGGCAGGCCAAAGGAAGTTGGAAAGACCTTCAACAGAAAGGCCTGAACGATGTCGACAAGCCAAGTGCCGGAGGAGAAGATAAAATTATCAAAAGAGTAGAATTCGGTAACGTCAATATGCCATTGTCAACCAGTTTGATACGGGGCTCGCAGTCATTATTCGGGGTAAAGACCGAATTCCAGTTAGGAAAAACTTACGGAACCGTTGTGCTTTCCCAGCAGCAGGGAGAAGCCAGAAATATTACCGTTCAGGGTGGTGGGGTAATGAATACCTTTAAATTGAATGCGATTGATTATGAAGATAACCAGCACTACTTTTTAGGACAATATTTCCTGAACAGCTATGACAATGCTTTATTAAACTACCCGCAGATCAACTCCAAGATCAGCATTACCAGAATGGAAGTATGGGTGCTGGACCAGGGGAACAGCAATTTGCAGTACCAGAAAAGTATCGTCGGAGTAAGGGATTTAGGGGATGCTCCAGGCGTTTTGCCTAACAACGACCAGCCCGGCTTCGGACTCTATTCTGCCGTAAATGCCCTTCCGGGATTAAGGGATGCCAGTACCGCGTACAATGCTATCAAAGGGGCGACTCTTCCGGTAGCTTCCGGAGGAACAACCACCTATCAGGATGGAGAACATTTTATCTTTAATAAAAAGGCAAGAAGATTAAACACCAACGAATATATCCTGCAGCCGCAGCTGGGGTATATTTCATTAAATCAGAAATTAAATGACAACCAGCTCTTGGCGGTGTCATTCTCCTATACCGTAAACGGAAGCAATCAGGTGTATAAAGTAGGGGAGTTCTCCGAAGAAAGTACCGTACTGATGGCCAAATTGCTGAAACCGAATACAACAGTAAAGACTTCTTCCCCGATGTGGAACCTGATGATGAAAAACATCTATTCGCTGGATGCGGGACAGGTAACCCAGGATGGATTTATCCTGAATGTTTTATACCGCGATCCTCAGTCCGGAGGTAAAGTCAATTATCTTCCGGTAGCCAATAACCCGCAGGTAAACAATGTTCCTTTGATCAAATTACTCAACTGGGACAGGCTGAATGCCAACGGCGATTTACAGAGTAACGGAACCACAACCGGAGACGGAATTTTCGATTTCGTGAACGGAATTACGATCCGTCCGGAAACCGGTAGGGTAATCTTTACAAAAGTGCAGCCTTTCGGAAGTTATATCCAGAATGTCTTGGGAACCAATGATCCACAGTATGTATTCTCGGATCTTTACAGCCAGCAGAAGCAGGTGGCCACTTCAAGCAACCTGGCACAGCGTTATACCATCGAAGGCCGTTATAAAGGAACGCAGGGACAGGGGATCTCTTTAGGTGCCGTAAACGTTCCGCAGGGATCCGTAAAAGTTTCTGCAAACGGGGTTCAACTGACAGAAGGAATTGACTATACCGTAGACTACATGCTCGGAACCGTGACGATCATCAACGAGCAGGTAAAACAGTCTGGCCAGGCAATTAATATTTCTTTGGAAAACCAGCTTACGTTTAATACTCAGCGTAAGAGATTCCTCGGATTGAATTTAGAAAGAAGATTCAACGAAAACTTTATTTTAGGTGGAACGGTAGTCAACTATTCCGAGTCTCCGCTTACCCAAAAGGTAAACTACGGGCAGGAAGCCGTGAATAACACCATGGCCGGAATCAACCTGATGTATAATAATCAGCTGCCATTCCTAACCCGATTAACCGATAAAATTCCATTGGTAAATACTGAAGCGCCCTCCAACCTTAACTTCAAAATGGAGACGGCCTATTTGCTTCCGGGATTAAACAAAGGAATTAACGATCAGTCGTATATCGACGATTTTGAACAGACCACTTCAAAAATCACTTTGAAAGAGCCGACAGCATGGAGCTTAGCTTCAAAACCGGAAAAGAACCAAGCTGATCCTCTATTTACGGGAGCCGGTAAAAACAACGACCGCTCAGAAGGCTACGGAAGGGGTTTGTTATCATGGTATAATATCGATCCAAGATTCTGGGGCGTAGGTGGAAAAGCACCGAACGGCATCACGCCGCAGTCGGTTTCCAACCATGCATCAAGAAGGGTTCAGTTCTCCGAGATTTTCAACAATAGGGATTTCGTAGCAGGTGAGCAGACGTTTACCAATACCTTCGATATTTCATACTATCCGACAGAAAAAGGACCTTACAACTCAAATCCTGCAGCAGAAACTACAGCAGAGCGATGGGCAGGGATTATGAGACCGATTTCAGTATCTAACTTCGTCAATTCCAATATCGAATATGTGGAATTTTGGATGATGGATCCGTATGCTGATGGAAATACCCTGGGAACCGCACCAAAAATGTTGTTGCAGTTGGGTAACGTTTCGGAAGATGTTTTGAAGGATGGACAGATGCAGTATGAGAACGGATTGCCGACTCCTTCCGCACCTTCTGTAACCACAACTTCCAATTGGGGAACACAGCCTAAACAGCCGCCGATTTTGTATGCTTTTTCAAGTGAAGGAGCTGACAGGACTGCCCAGGATTTAGGATACGACGGATTAAGCTCAGATCAGGAATCTGCTTTATTCGGAAATACATTCGTTAATCCGGTAACCAATGTGAATGACCCTGCAGTGGATGATTTCGTATTCTATATGTCCGATAAATTTACCGGAAACCAGGCTTCATCCCTTATTCAGCGGTACAAATATTTCAGAGGACCAGAAGGAAATTCCCAGAGCAACTCATTGGAAGTAGCTTCTCAGACTCCGGATGCAGAAGATATCAATAAAGATTACAATCTGGATCAGACCGAAAGCTATAACCAGTACGAAGTGAATTTAGATCAGGGAAGCCTTGCTTTAGGACAAAATAACATTGTTGACGTAAAAACCGTTCAGGCAACTTTCCAAAACGGGCAGACTTCGCAGGTAAAATGGTATTTATTCAGAATTCCGGTTTCGCAATATGTAAACACGGCAGGAGATCATGATGCTTCCATCCTGAATAATGTACGATTCGCCAGATTATTATTAAAAGGTTTCGACCAGACTTCCACCTTAAGATTCGGAACGATGGACCTTGTACGTTCGGACTGGAGAAAATATCCAAAAAATATTGCGGCTACAGGAAACACAGGTGCCACTGATGAAGGTACGCTAACTACGAATAACGATAATTTTGAAGTAGGTAGTGTAAATATCGAAGAAAATGCATTGAACAAGCCGCCTTATGTTTTGCCTCCGGGAATCGACAGGCAGGTATTAAGCGGAAATGCAGGTGCCCAAAGACAGAACGAAGCTTCTCTCTACTTGAAAGCTACGTCACTTGTCGCTTCCGAAGCGAGAGGAGTATTTAAAAATACATCCCTGGACATGAGAAGATATAAAAAACTAAAACTTTTTGTACATGCTCAGGATCCTACAAACAGATCGTTCGGTTTTAATAAGGAGACCAAGTTCTTTATCCGTTTCGGTAGTGATGCGACAGACAACTATTACGAATATGAATCTTCATTGGTGATTACGCCATCTACCGCTACGACTCCAATGGAAATCTGGCCGATGGAAAATGACGTGGATTTAAATATCCAGGATTTTGTAGATGCTAAAATCAGAAGAGATAAAAATCATCCGACACAAATTGTACAACGATTAAAAGATGAGGTTTTTGATCCAGGAAATACCTTTAAAAGTCTTTATATCAAAGGCCGTCCGAGTTTAGGAAATATTACCACGATTATGATTGGGGTGAGAAATGGAAACGTCAGTGGAACAGGTCTCTCAATGGACCGGATTCTTTGGGTAAACGAAATCCGCCTCTCTGAAATTGAAAACGACGGGGGATATGCCGGAAATGCAAGTTTGAACTTTAACCTGGGAGATTTTGCTACGGTAAATACCAGTGCATCTTATACCTCGGTAGGTTTCGGAAATATCGATTCAAAGCCGGCGGAAAGGACCCAGTCGACCCAGTCGGCTTTCAGCATCAATACAGCTGTAAATGTGGATAAATTCCTTCCGGCGAAAAGCGGGGTGAAGATTCCGGTAAACTACTCTTATTCCCAGACCATCGAAGATCCGAAGTATAATCCGTTGGATACCGATGTCGAGTTTAACAAAGCCGCTAATAAGGAGCAGCTTAAGAAAGTTGCCAGAACTTATACCCAGCAGAGAAGTCTTGGAGTTGTGAATATGCACAAAGAAAGAATGAATCCGAACAGGAAGCCGAAGTTCTACGATATCGAAAACGTATCGGTAACTGCGGTTTACAATGACGATTATTTCAGGGATATTTATACCAAGAAAAATTACAGACAGTATCTGAGAGGGTATATCGATTACAACTATACCTTTAAACCTTGGGTAATTCGTCCGTTCAATAAAATGATCAGTGATACGGCGAAATCTACAAAGTATTTAAGATGGGTGAAGGAATTCAATTTGAATCCGATTCCAACGAGATTCTCTTTCAGAACTGAAGTAGACCGGAATTACAATGAGCTTGAATTCAGAAATATTGATGCGATCCTAAACGGGAATTACGGAGACGATTTCGGTGCGATCCGCAATAGGAACTTCTATTTCGGATGGCAGTATGGATTAGGGTTTAATTTTACCAAATCTTTAAAATTAGAAATCAATTCGGCAACCCGGACACTGAATGACAATGTTGATGTTAATACCATGGATAACACGGCCATTTTTGGAAATGTATTCAGAGCGGGAAGACCGGTGTTGTATAACCACAGGGTTCAGCTGAATTACAAGCTGCCGTTCCAGTATCTTCCGTATCTGGATTTTATCGATGCGGAATTAGGCTATGGCTTTACCTACAACTGGAATTCAAGATCTACAGTGCTTCTGGCTAGTCCGGATGGAAGCTTAGGATCGATCGGTCAGAATACCAACGTTATTCAGGCAACGGCAACGGCAGACTTCACGAAGTTCTTCGGTCAGTTTAAATATTTTAAAAACATTTCTGCGAAACTTCAGAAACGTAAGCAGGAAATAGATTCGTTAAACAATGTCTATACGCAGCAATGGGAGAAAAACCGGTATGCATACAAAAAGTATAAGTTCAGAAACCGATTGACTCCGCTTCAGAGCTTAGCTTATCTATTGAC from Chryseobacterium sp. SORGH_AS_0447 includes these protein-coding regions:
- a CDS encoding ATPase, with amino-acid sequence MVAIVDSGSTKSDWVILDDFKKVFLKTETIGFNPNFISKELIVPEIESNTSLTTVKNSIKKIYFYGSGCGVQQNCDTIIEELGRVFTHAEVIVKEDLTAAAYAAYRGKPAIVCILGTGSNSCYFDGENIKIQLPSLGFLVGDEGSGSAIGKQLVRRFFMQKLPEDLSVEFEKTYKLTVDEALKNMYHTTRPNAYLADFNKFVVERKDHPYFQKMVFEEMLNFFDYQVLPYRESKDAEVNFIGSIAYYYEDILRSAASELHLEVGQIVQKPIESLVDYHIRYIL
- a CDS encoding NADP-dependent malic enzyme, which codes for MSNKTHRDEKNFNQAALDYHKAEPKGKIEVIPSKPHSSQRDLSLAYSPGVAVPCMEIHEKPETVYDYTGKGNLVAVISNGTAVLGLGDIGAEASKPVMEGKGLLFKIFADINVFDIEINEKDPDKFIDIVKGIAPTFGGINLEDIKAPEAFYIEQRLKEELDIPLMHDDQHGTAIISAAALINSLKIANKKIEEVRMVVNGAGAAAIACTNLYISLGLKRENVLMCDSKGVINHKRENLTPEKLDFIVETDIDTLEDAVKGSDVFVGLSKGNVMTSEMLLGMNENPIVFALANPDPEIAYDVALETRKDVIMATGRSDYPNQVNNVLGFPYIFRGALDVQARGINEAMKLAAVHAIADLAKEPVPEAVILAYNVQNLQFGREYFIPKPFDNRLITKVSSAVAKAAIESGIARKTITDFEEYENSLLDRMGRDEKLVRMMQNRAKANPKRITLGNAEEYNVLKAAQILYEEGIAYPILLGNKKYVTEQMERFGINIDVPIIDPSDDDQKANRKKYRETLWKLRQRKGMNEYKAKRFVRQRDYFGPLMLKHGDTDGLIVGFSKNYVSTLRPVLEVIEKDKGVDKVAAMMMILSEKKPIFFADTSINQNPTAEDLVNIAKMAEFTVKSFAIEPRIAMLGFENFAAISETSKKVAKAVSILHEKYPKMIVDGEIQPDFAMNADHLSDYPFSKLGTIPANTFIFPNLESANLSYKIIRGMKTAQVIGPILMGLKQPVHVLQMRSSVDEIVNLATIAVLDAQRREKKDKK
- the ruvA gene encoding Holliday junction branch migration protein RuvA, coding for MIFSLQGIVQELTPTYAVINVQGVGYYVGISLMTSQTLTVNKETVLFIQQIIREDAHLLFGFKTRSEKEMFNLLISVNGVGAVSALILLSTLSLDEIASAILSKNSALIQKAKGIGAKTAERIIVDLKDKVQKFSNPEENISTIANNKVKEESLSALEVLGIPKRMSEKLADRIIKQDPDISVEALVKQILKNI
- the sprA gene encoding cell surface protein SprA, with product MANYKYLNLFLFLSFLLVSVSTFAQRRPAAQAQDTAIIKKDYELADPTQYEAYYDIKSGMYFVYPKIGNTITGPPTAMSPEDYKEFMMAAQTKEYYKEKSDRYSLMFRKDKSDAARKGLIPSLRINNRLFETIFGSNKIEIIPSGYASFDFAGLYQKIDNPLILPQNRTSFTFDIDQRIQLGLLGKVGENLQLKANYDTQSGFAFENRMNLVWQAKGSWKDLQQKGLNDVDKPSAGGEDKIIKRVEFGNVNMPLSTSLIRGSQSLFGVKTEFQLGKTYGTVVLSQQQGEARNITVQGGGVMNTFKLNAIDYEDNQHYFLGQYFLNSYDNALLNYPQINSKISITRMEVWVLDQGNSNLQYQKSIVGVRDLGDAPGVLPNNDQPGFGLYSAVNALPGLRDASTAYNAIKGATLPVASGGTTTYQDGEHFIFNKKARRLNTNEYILQPQLGYISLNQKLNDNQLLAVSFSYTVNGSNQVYKVGEFSEESTVLMAKLLKPNTTVKTSSPMWNLMMKNIYSLDAGQVTQDGFILNVLYRDPQSGGKVNYLPVANNPQVNNVPLIKLLNWDRLNANGDLQSNGTTTGDGIFDFVNGITIRPETGRVIFTKVQPFGSYIQNVLGTNDPQYVFSDLYSQQKQVATSSNLAQRYTIEGRYKGTQGQGISLGAVNVPQGSVKVSANGVQLTEGIDYTVDYMLGTVTIINEQVKQSGQAINISLENQLTFNTQRKRFLGLNLERRFNENFILGGTVVNYSESPLTQKVNYGQEAVNNTMAGINLMYNNQLPFLTRLTDKIPLVNTEAPSNLNFKMETAYLLPGLNKGINDQSYIDDFEQTTSKITLKEPTAWSLASKPEKNQADPLFTGAGKNNDRSEGYGRGLLSWYNIDPRFWGVGGKAPNGITPQSVSNHASRRVQFSEIFNNRDFVAGEQTFTNTFDISYYPTEKGPYNSNPAAETTAERWAGIMRPISVSNFVNSNIEYVEFWMMDPYADGNTLGTAPKMLLQLGNVSEDVLKDGQMQYENGLPTPSAPSVTTTSNWGTQPKQPPILYAFSSEGADRTAQDLGYDGLSSDQESALFGNTFVNPVTNVNDPAVDDFVFYMSDKFTGNQASSLIQRYKYFRGPEGNSQSNSLEVASQTPDAEDINKDYNLDQTESYNQYEVNLDQGSLALGQNNIVDVKTVQATFQNGQTSQVKWYLFRIPVSQYVNTAGDHDASILNNVRFARLLLKGFDQTSTLRFGTMDLVRSDWRKYPKNIAATGNTGATDEGTLTTNNDNFEVGSVNIEENALNKPPYVLPPGIDRQVLSGNAGAQRQNEASLYLKATSLVASEARGVFKNTSLDMRRYKKLKLFVHAQDPTNRSFGFNKETKFFIRFGSDATDNYYEYESSLVITPSTATTPMEIWPMENDVDLNIQDFVDAKIRRDKNHPTQIVQRLKDEVFDPGNTFKSLYIKGRPSLGNITTIMIGVRNGNVSGTGLSMDRILWVNEIRLSEIENDGGYAGNASLNFNLGDFATVNTSASYTSVGFGNIDSKPAERTQSTQSAFSINTAVNVDKFLPAKSGVKIPVNYSYSQTIEDPKYNPLDTDVEFNKAANKEQLKKVARTYTQQRSLGVVNMHKERMNPNRKPKFYDIENVSVTAVYNDDYFRDIYTKKNYRQYLRGYIDYNYTFKPWVIRPFNKMISDTAKSTKYLRWVKEFNLNPIPTRFSFRTEVDRNYNELEFRNIDAILNGNYGDDFGAIRNRNFYFGWQYGLGFNFTKSLKLEINSATRTLNDNVDVNTMDNTAIFGNVFRAGRPVLYNHRVQLNYKLPFQYLPYLDFIDAELGYGFTYNWNSRSTVLLASPDGSLGSIGQNTNVIQATATADFTKFFGQFKYFKNISAKLQKRKQEIDSLNNVYTQQWEKNRYAYKKYKFRNRLTPLQSLAYLLTSMKQLDINYSENNGTVLPGLLSAPNWYGYGQTLGGPTIGFLLGSQADIRRTVMENGWVSDSDFMTDPYIRMSTRELRANLQIMPMNDLRIDVSALHNYNRNFTHTGFNYRDPVTGVANPNYTFANDFVTYSNSVVLLKTAFKDGAAIYQAIRQNARILSQQMPGALEPNGFKDGYGISNAYILIPAFRAAVEGKAPKEMSNPRKAGLPIPNWKITYSGLKNIPIINGQFSKFDLLHSYQATYTATGIQSSIDYFNSLNAYDATRRDINDDYINPFTFAQVGYVENFSPLIGVDMTMRNNIQFGLQYNRLRTLLLGLVNHTLTEDSNSEYVVRVGYIIRNFRLGMTNVGGRGKAKGSDLNIRGDFSLRDSKTSITNILLDDSQVTGGQRLLNIKVSADYNVSENLNLRVFYEQMTSKYKISTAFPLSTIRAGISATFTFGNSGAF